The proteins below come from a single Salinivibrio kushneri genomic window:
- a CDS encoding STAS domain-containing protein — translation MVIELGESLDISQVQQIKADWEAKKTDNPSCVIDASQLGRVDGAGLQLLLGLVLSCDDIQWQNVPDCLHMSAQHAGMTTLLKLNT, via the coding sequence ATGGTAATAGAACTCGGAGAGTCTCTCGATATCTCCCAGGTACAGCAAATAAAGGCGGATTGGGAGGCGAAAAAGACTGACAATCCGTCATGCGTGATAGATGCCAGCCAATTGGGCAGGGTCGATGGTGCAGGGCTTCAATTATTACTGGGGCTGGTACTTTCGTGTGATGACATCCAGTGGCAAAACGTTCCAGATTGCCTACACATGTCGGCGCAACATGCCGGAATGACGACTTTATTAAAGCTAAATACTTGA
- a CDS encoding response regulator translates to MANILAADDSVSIRQMVSHTLKEAGYQVETANDGADALRKAKSKKFDLIISDVNMPVMDGFEFVKQVRGVQQYKFTPILMLTTEASAEKKSAGKAAGATGWIVKPFNPDTLLKTLKRVL, encoded by the coding sequence ATGGCAAATATACTAGCAGCGGATGATTCGGTATCTATTCGGCAAATGGTGAGCCACACGTTAAAAGAGGCGGGTTATCAGGTTGAAACAGCGAATGATGGTGCAGATGCACTGCGAAAAGCAAAGTCTAAAAAGTTTGATCTCATCATTTCCGACGTCAACATGCCGGTGATGGATGGTTTTGAGTTTGTTAAACAAGTACGAGGCGTACAGCAGTACAAATTTACCCCGATATTGATGCTCACTACCGAAGCGTCCGCTGAGAAAAAATCAGCGGGTAAAGCAGCGGGCGCGACAGGATGGATTGTTAAACCATTCAACCCAGATACCTTACTGAAAACACTAAAGCGCGTGCTGTAA
- a CDS encoding chemotaxis protein CheA produces the protein MAMDMDQLRRIFYEECRENLEVLERELLALDPGATDLESINTIFRAAHSIKGGAATFNLDDISHFTHVMETLLDEAREGKRQLDSHTIDVLLRGGDCILAMLEAYENEAEYDKSERDAVTAALNAIMDSDSAASTASELTEADTEDLGQQASAATGHEEWSITFVPHPDMLFSGNDPVRILRELHALPGGAEVTCDQTYLPSFEQLDPEQLYLRWHIRVDGHVPEEEITAIFEWVEDECDLTIRPIGAEGESDADTEPVEVEQQAVSSQPQDKSSPRSSSPDPKPATKKASKPPAKSDTSVSSIRVEIDKVDNLINLVGELVITQSMLAELSSDFSPERLEQLQSGLEQLMLNTKELQESVLDIRMLPISFAFNRFPRLIRDLSSQLGKRVELVIEGESTELDKTVLERIADPLVHLVRNAVDHGLETPEVRAGKGKPETGTVHLNAYHQGGSIVIEVSDDGAGLHKERIWRKALDKGLISDDLPLSELTDTHVFNLLFAPGFSTAEQVSDVSGRGVGMDVVRRNIEQLGGNIDVHSAPEQGSTFKISLPLTLAILDGQLVKVEGQVYVVPLISIIESLQIDSRQIKTASGVQLYRLREENIPILRLKEEFGLGSSGDDLDKQLLCLVEAGDKKVGLLLDELLGQQQVVIKSLESNYARVPGISGATILGDGSVSLILDIQGLITQFLARVSDASGHIAAA, from the coding sequence ATGGCCATGGATATGGACCAGTTGCGACGCATCTTTTATGAGGAATGTCGTGAGAACCTCGAAGTGCTGGAAAGAGAGCTCTTAGCGCTTGATCCGGGTGCGACAGATCTTGAATCCATTAATACCATTTTCCGTGCTGCGCACTCGATTAAGGGTGGTGCTGCCACCTTTAATCTTGACGATATTAGTCACTTCACTCATGTGATGGAAACCTTGCTTGACGAGGCTCGAGAGGGAAAGCGACAGCTCGACAGCCACACGATAGATGTATTATTGCGTGGCGGTGATTGTATCCTCGCGATGCTTGAAGCTTACGAAAATGAGGCTGAGTACGACAAAAGCGAGCGAGATGCCGTTACTGCTGCACTTAACGCAATTATGGATAGCGATAGTGCGGCGTCAACAGCCTCTGAGCTAACAGAAGCAGATACAGAAGATCTCGGACAGCAAGCGTCGGCGGCAACGGGACATGAAGAATGGTCGATTACCTTTGTTCCGCACCCAGACATGCTATTTTCTGGCAATGATCCTGTACGTATATTGCGTGAACTCCATGCACTCCCCGGGGGCGCAGAGGTAACGTGCGATCAGACGTACCTGCCAAGCTTTGAACAGTTAGACCCGGAGCAGCTGTACTTGCGTTGGCACATCCGCGTTGATGGTCATGTCCCAGAAGAAGAAATCACCGCGATTTTTGAGTGGGTGGAAGATGAATGCGATCTCACTATTCGCCCCATCGGCGCTGAAGGTGAGAGCGATGCGGATACTGAACCGGTTGAGGTAGAGCAACAAGCCGTATCATCACAACCGCAAGACAAATCCTCCCCTCGCTCATCGTCACCTGATCCCAAGCCGGCTACGAAAAAAGCCAGTAAGCCACCAGCGAAAAGCGATACCAGTGTTTCCTCCATTCGCGTTGAAATCGACAAAGTCGATAACTTAATCAACTTAGTGGGGGAGTTGGTTATTACCCAGTCGATGTTGGCAGAATTGAGCAGTGATTTTTCTCCCGAGCGTTTGGAGCAACTGCAATCTGGACTTGAGCAACTGATGCTCAATACTAAAGAGTTGCAAGAAAGCGTACTCGATATTCGCATGTTACCCATCAGCTTTGCCTTCAACCGCTTCCCCCGTTTGATTCGAGATTTGTCGTCGCAACTGGGGAAACGGGTGGAGCTGGTGATTGAGGGGGAGAGCACCGAGCTAGATAAAACCGTGCTCGAGCGGATTGCCGATCCGCTGGTTCATTTGGTGCGCAACGCGGTGGATCATGGCTTAGAGACCCCAGAAGTCCGTGCGGGAAAAGGCAAGCCTGAGACAGGGACTGTGCATCTGAATGCCTACCACCAGGGCGGATCGATTGTGATTGAAGTCAGTGATGATGGCGCTGGATTACACAAAGAAAGGATCTGGCGTAAAGCACTGGATAAGGGGCTGATTTCAGACGACCTCCCGCTCAGTGAGCTGACCGATACACATGTTTTTAACCTCTTGTTTGCCCCAGGTTTTTCAACGGCAGAGCAAGTGTCTGATGTCTCTGGGCGTGGCGTAGGGATGGATGTGGTGCGCCGCAACATTGAACAGCTCGGCGGCAACATTGATGTGCACTCTGCACCAGAGCAAGGCAGCACTTTCAAAATTAGCTTGCCGTTAACCCTGGCTATCTTAGACGGTCAACTGGTCAAAGTAGAGGGGCAAGTATATGTCGTACCACTGATTTCTATTATTGAGTCCCTACAAATTGATAGCCGCCAGATAAAGACCGCATCAGGTGTGCAGTTGTATCGGTTACGTGAAGAAAACATTCCTATCTTGCGCTTAAAAGAAGAGTTTGGGTTGGGCAGCAGTGGCGACGATCTCGACAAACAATTGCTATGCCTGGTGGAAGCGGGAGATAAAAAAGTGGGCTTGTTGCTTGATGAGTTATTGGGCCAGCAACAGGTGGTTATTAAAAGCTTGGAGTCAAATTATGCCCGCGTGCCTGGTATTTCAGGCGCGACCATTCTGGGGGATGGCTCTGTCTCACTCATTTTAGATATCCAAGGCTTAATCACGCAGTTTTTAGCACGTGTCAGCGATGCCAGCGGTCATATCGCCGCGGCATAA
- a CDS encoding chemotaxis protein CheW, translating to MQTVMESDNVLDIDDRVEQLQGSDYLSFELDGELYGVDIQTVEEIRVWESPTLIPRSPTFILGVINLRGMIVPVMDLRIRFQAKQVDYHRETVVLILRASEVANNKVMGVVVDAVSDVVDQGEGQIMPPIGDSQVIAYVSGLLNVGDRVMSLVNVDELLRIERWI from the coding sequence ATGCAGACGGTAATGGAATCAGACAATGTGCTCGATATTGATGACCGAGTAGAGCAACTGCAAGGCAGTGACTATCTGAGTTTCGAACTGGATGGCGAACTGTATGGCGTTGATATCCAAACGGTAGAGGAGATTCGGGTATGGGAGTCACCGACACTGATCCCGCGTTCGCCCACTTTTATATTGGGCGTGATCAACCTACGCGGAATGATAGTGCCCGTGATGGATTTACGTATTCGCTTTCAGGCCAAACAGGTCGATTATCACCGAGAAACCGTGGTGCTGATTTTGCGCGCCAGTGAGGTAGCCAATAACAAGGTGATGGGCGTAGTGGTCGATGCCGTTTCCGATGTGGTTGACCAAGGGGAGGGACAGATTATGCCCCCCATCGGTGACTCTCAAGTGATTGCCTACGTCAGTGGCCTGCTCAATGTCGGCGATCGGGTGATGTCGTTGGTGAATGTGGATGAGTTGTTGCGTATCGAGCGATGGATATAG
- a CDS encoding chemotaxis protein CheW — MAQSREYLSFLLEDEEYGVHILDVKEVRGWSEVRRIPNTLPHMLGVLELRGEYIPIMDIRQCFGMTPATLSAMSVIIIVRNQQGVSLGIVVDAVAEVHNLEKEQIKAPPGLHQHDEWYMEGIASVNDRHLVLINLEQLFDFDQLQQSAQPESANED, encoded by the coding sequence ATGGCGCAATCGCGAGAATACTTAAGTTTCTTACTCGAGGATGAAGAATACGGCGTCCATATTCTCGATGTGAAAGAGGTGAGAGGGTGGTCGGAAGTCCGTCGGATCCCCAACACGCTGCCGCATATGCTGGGGGTGTTGGAGCTTCGGGGCGAATACATCCCCATTATGGATATTCGTCAGTGCTTTGGTATGACGCCGGCGACACTCTCTGCCATGAGCGTCATCATTATCGTTCGCAACCAACAAGGGGTGTCGCTCGGTATCGTCGTGGATGCGGTGGCCGAGGTGCACAACTTGGAAAAAGAGCAAATTAAAGCCCCTCCGGGACTTCATCAGCATGATGAGTGGTACATGGAAGGGATTGCGTCGGTGAATGACAGGCACTTGGTGTTGATTAATTTGGAACAGTTGTTCGACTTTGACCAGTTACAACAAAGCGCACAACCGGAAAGCGCAAACGAGGACTAG
- a CDS encoding methyl-accepting chemotaxis protein — protein MAWFKREVQQDNQQTKQNVQLLAALNVAPAALVMLDSQQQVTLINRRALQLLQCYQAAIREHGNVDFTAQSDVLFGKPMSSILAADLVDYQQWQQLIDDKPSVQTVDLGAGKLRVSASKVADGQGYSVELCDVTARAHQSEEHQRLKGALDNTHSAFVLLGRQGEITHVNEQAVKLCKQHEKTFRFKNSAFVASRDDILGKHIDYLFPQLQRETFQSSDKMPINRDIRFKDARFEFHATASYDRHGKHVGTTIEWRDVTERRKKESERSLLAAVVEGMTTNVMLADKDGIIRYLNPAVTELFNSREDEMREIFPGFSADKLVGTSIDQFHKNPAHQQSVIANPDRMPFKAEIKVGELEFALNCIALYDDDDEYIGPALQWEDITEQMDGQRQVERLIAKAADGNLSDRMNTSKYRGSMAKLGEGINQLLDSFVDPLNECIRVMRGVSKGDLKATMPEDYKGDFEDLSQAVNASINNVRNMVEKITHSSARVASASAEIAEGNNDLSERTEEQAANLQETAASMEQMTATVKQNAESASSANTLSSKASEKARKGGEVVKETVDAMAEINDASKKIADIIGVIDEIAFQTNLLALNAAVEAARAGEQGRGFAVVAGEVRNLAQRSAGAAKEIKDLIKDSVEKVTQGSKLVDESGEMLEEIVASVSEVSQLIDKINAASQEQATGIDEITRSVARMDQMTQQNAALVEEAAASSQSMREEGAELINLIGFFQVDIDADKLVDIQTPSSKPKATPTHTTKTAPRASSDSYRNGEAAKARLKAVNSQKSSSNEVSDEWEEF, from the coding sequence ATGGCGTGGTTTAAAAGGGAAGTACAGCAAGACAACCAACAGACCAAACAGAATGTGCAGCTGTTAGCGGCACTTAATGTCGCGCCTGCTGCACTTGTGATGCTAGACAGTCAGCAGCAAGTCACCCTGATTAATCGACGTGCGCTGCAGCTGTTGCAATGTTATCAGGCAGCGATTCGCGAGCACGGCAATGTCGATTTCACCGCGCAAAGTGACGTGCTGTTTGGTAAACCGATGAGCAGCATACTGGCGGCGGATTTGGTGGATTACCAACAGTGGCAGCAGCTTATTGATGACAAACCTTCGGTCCAAACGGTTGACTTGGGGGCGGGTAAACTTCGCGTATCGGCCAGTAAAGTCGCCGATGGGCAAGGCTACAGTGTTGAGCTGTGTGATGTGACCGCACGCGCCCATCAAAGCGAAGAGCACCAACGCCTTAAAGGCGCGTTGGATAACACCCACAGTGCATTCGTTTTATTGGGACGACAGGGCGAAATCACCCATGTGAATGAGCAAGCGGTGAAACTGTGTAAACAACATGAGAAAACTTTTCGTTTTAAAAACAGTGCCTTTGTAGCCAGCCGTGACGATATTCTTGGCAAGCACATTGATTATCTCTTTCCTCAACTGCAGCGTGAAACCTTCCAATCCTCTGACAAGATGCCTATCAATCGAGATATTCGCTTTAAAGATGCGCGTTTTGAGTTTCATGCCACCGCCAGTTACGACCGTCACGGTAAGCATGTAGGCACCACGATTGAGTGGCGTGATGTCACTGAAAGACGTAAGAAAGAGTCAGAACGTTCATTATTGGCGGCCGTGGTCGAGGGAATGACCACCAATGTGATGCTGGCAGATAAAGACGGCATTATTCGTTACCTCAACCCAGCGGTGACCGAATTGTTTAATAGCCGTGAAGATGAAATGCGCGAGATCTTCCCTGGCTTCTCTGCCGACAAACTGGTGGGCACTAGCATTGACCAATTCCACAAAAACCCAGCGCACCAACAGTCTGTGATTGCTAACCCCGACCGGATGCCATTTAAAGCGGAAATTAAGGTCGGAGAGCTCGAATTTGCGCTCAATTGCATTGCGCTTTACGACGATGACGATGAGTACATTGGCCCTGCGCTGCAATGGGAGGACATTACCGAGCAAATGGATGGCCAGCGCCAAGTCGAGCGTCTTATCGCAAAAGCGGCGGATGGCAATCTAAGCGATCGGATGAATACCAGCAAGTACCGTGGTTCGATGGCAAAACTCGGTGAGGGTATCAACCAGCTACTGGATAGTTTCGTTGATCCGCTTAACGAGTGTATTCGCGTGATGCGAGGGGTCTCGAAAGGGGACCTTAAAGCGACCATGCCGGAAGATTACAAAGGCGATTTCGAAGATCTTAGCCAAGCGGTCAATGCCTCGATTAATAACGTTCGTAACATGGTTGAAAAGATCACGCATTCGTCGGCACGGGTGGCGTCAGCCTCAGCAGAAATTGCTGAGGGGAACAACGATCTGAGTGAGCGTACTGAAGAGCAGGCGGCTAACTTGCAAGAAACCGCAGCAAGTATGGAGCAGATGACAGCAACCGTGAAGCAGAATGCGGAAAGTGCATCATCGGCCAATACGCTCTCCAGTAAAGCCAGCGAAAAAGCGCGCAAAGGCGGTGAAGTGGTCAAAGAGACCGTGGATGCAATGGCTGAAATTAACGATGCCAGCAAGAAAATCGCTGACATCATTGGGGTGATTGATGAAATTGCTTTCCAAACCAACTTGCTCGCTTTGAATGCGGCGGTAGAGGCTGCGCGTGCGGGTGAACAAGGGCGTGGCTTTGCCGTTGTTGCTGGCGAGGTTCGTAACTTGGCGCAACGCAGTGCCGGTGCGGCGAAAGAGATCAAAGACTTGATCAAAGACAGTGTCGAGAAAGTCACGCAAGGGTCGAAGCTGGTGGACGAATCTGGCGAAATGCTGGAGGAAATTGTTGCCTCTGTCTCCGAGGTGTCTCAGCTGATTGACAAAATTAATGCGGCGAGCCAAGAGCAAGCCACGGGCATTGATGAAATCACACGCTCAGTGGCACGTATGGATCAGATGACGCAACAAAATGCTGCGCTCGTTGAAGAAGCGGCCGCGTCGAGTCAGTCGATGAGAGAAGAGGGCGCGGAGTTAATTAACTTGATTGGCTTCTTCCAAGTGGATATTGACGCTGACAAGCTCGTAGATATTCAAACCCCGAGCTCGAAACCCAAGGCTACCCCGACTCACACGACTAAGACAGCGCCTAGAGCGAGCAGTGACAGTTACCGCAATGGTGAGGCCGCCAAAGCGCGTCTCAAGGCGGTGAACAGTCAAAAGTCGTCGAGCAATGAAGTCAGTGATGAGTGGGAGGAGTTTTAA
- a CDS encoding CheR family methyltransferase yields MSAPVNASSAGAYDFSQRHFHYVQTFMENETGIFLADKKKSMVYGRLARCLRRTGMATFDDYFALVEQSKDERVAFINALTTNKTQFFRERHHFEFLAHQLIPQWQAAKQKRIRIWSAGCSTGEEPYTIASVLAGHGMLEGQLDVQILATDLDTQVLNIASNGTYSLEVAHTIPKAYLQNGFLKGKGIKQELFKAKRQLRDVISFKQLNLKGEWPHKQAMDAIFCRNVMIYFERDTQQRLIERFWQQLVPGGVLFIGHSEGIGKMAEKFDNLGHTMYRKRE; encoded by the coding sequence ATGTCAGCGCCAGTGAATGCTTCGTCGGCTGGCGCCTATGATTTTAGCCAGCGGCATTTTCACTATGTACAGACGTTTATGGAAAACGAAACGGGTATTTTTCTTGCGGATAAAAAGAAAAGCATGGTGTATGGCCGGTTGGCACGCTGCTTACGCAGAACAGGGATGGCGACTTTTGATGATTATTTTGCACTGGTGGAGCAGAGCAAAGATGAACGTGTGGCCTTCATTAACGCGCTAACCACCAATAAAACCCAATTTTTTCGTGAACGTCATCATTTTGAGTTTTTAGCGCATCAACTGATCCCCCAGTGGCAGGCGGCGAAGCAAAAGCGTATCCGGATTTGGTCTGCGGGCTGTTCGACCGGTGAAGAGCCTTACACCATCGCCTCCGTGCTAGCGGGTCATGGGATGTTAGAGGGGCAACTAGATGTACAAATTCTTGCCACTGACTTAGATACCCAGGTGCTCAATATTGCCAGTAATGGTACTTACAGTTTGGAAGTGGCGCACACCATCCCCAAAGCGTATTTGCAGAACGGCTTTTTAAAAGGAAAAGGCATCAAGCAAGAGTTATTTAAAGCTAAGCGTCAGCTTCGTGATGTGATCAGTTTTAAGCAGCTGAATTTAAAAGGAGAGTGGCCACATAAGCAAGCAATGGATGCAATCTTTTGTCGCAACGTGATGATCTATTTTGAGCGCGATACACAGCAGCGACTCATTGAGCGGTTTTGGCAGCAGCTTGTTCCCGGCGGCGTGCTTTTTATCGGCCACTCTGAAGGGATCGGAAAGATGGCAGAGAAGTTCGATAACTTAGGCCACACCATGTATCGCAAACGGGAGTGA
- a CDS encoding chemotaxis protein CheD (catalyzes the conversion of glutamine residues to glutamate on methyl-accepting chemotaxis receptors) — protein sequence MHQALELHHHAHEKTLKRFFSPEHDKHMVKLQPGDVYVSSDDELIATGLGSCIAACIWDPLAQVGGMNHFMLPLRREEAESTWTPDQHLSRAARYGNYAMEILINSLLQQGAVKNRLRVKLFGGGNIMGQNIAIGRKNIDFVRQYVINEQLPLISEDLGLAFPRRVLFEPRTGKAWVKKIQSLSQKELVAEETQYNQRLLQESYDDGADEQDVELF from the coding sequence ATGCATCAAGCATTGGAATTACATCACCATGCGCACGAGAAAACACTAAAACGTTTTTTCAGCCCCGAGCACGATAAGCACATGGTGAAGCTCCAGCCTGGCGATGTGTATGTTAGCTCTGATGATGAGCTAATTGCCACAGGCTTGGGTTCATGTATTGCCGCGTGTATTTGGGACCCTTTGGCTCAAGTCGGAGGCATGAACCATTTTATGTTGCCGCTCAGACGGGAAGAGGCGGAATCCACCTGGACACCCGATCAGCATTTATCGCGTGCCGCGCGCTATGGCAACTACGCGATGGAAATTCTGATCAACTCTTTGCTGCAACAAGGTGCGGTGAAAAACCGGCTGCGGGTGAAGCTGTTTGGTGGTGGCAATATCATGGGGCAAAACATCGCGATTGGCCGTAAGAATATCGATTTTGTTCGCCAATATGTCATCAATGAGCAACTCCCCTTGATATCTGAAGACCTTGGGTTGGCATTTCCACGCCGGGTACTTTTCGAGCCGCGCACGGGTAAGGCGTGGGTAAAGAAGATTCAATCGTTGAGCCAAAAAGAGTTGGTGGCGGAAGAAACGCAATACAACCAGCGCTTGCTGCAGGAGTCTTACGATGATGGCGCCGACGAGCAAGATGTGGAGCTATTCTGA
- a CDS encoding protein-glutamate methylesterase/protein-glutamine glutaminase: MSQYRYKVLVVDDSPLYRTLIRECLESDAELEVVGAAADPYEAREKIKKLNPDVITLDVEMPKMDGIQFLKNLMRLRPMPVIMVSTLTQHGADVTLAALEIGAVDYVPKPSANSATAITRERDELVSKVKMAAQANVGQTKSWHKQPNVTIDRQHYNRRGYQVIGLGASTGGTEALRGVLERLPAHMPPIVVTQHIKAAFCGPFAKRLDRACRLQVEEVTSERMPLVQGHVYVAPGNQHLTVVNRQGHLYCQLSDSDPVERHRPSVDVMFSSIAESVGGKSIGVILTGMGRDGANGLLQMYQTGALTAAQDQASSVVWGMPRVAIELGGVAKTLCLTEVANFLVEAVYGR, translated from the coding sequence ATGAGCCAATATCGCTACAAAGTCTTAGTCGTTGACGACTCGCCGCTTTATCGAACCTTGATAAGAGAATGCTTAGAAAGTGACGCTGAATTAGAAGTGGTTGGCGCCGCGGCAGACCCTTACGAGGCGCGCGAAAAGATTAAAAAGCTTAATCCAGACGTGATTACACTCGATGTTGAAATGCCCAAAATGGATGGCATTCAGTTTCTTAAAAACCTGATGCGCTTGCGGCCGATGCCAGTGATCATGGTCTCGACCCTGACCCAGCATGGTGCAGATGTCACTTTAGCAGCGCTGGAAATCGGCGCGGTGGATTATGTGCCCAAGCCCTCAGCGAATAGCGCGACCGCGATCACTCGCGAGCGTGATGAGCTGGTCAGCAAAGTGAAAATGGCCGCCCAGGCCAATGTTGGACAAACGAAGAGTTGGCATAAACAGCCGAATGTCACCATCGATCGTCAGCATTACAACCGTCGGGGCTATCAAGTGATTGGGCTGGGGGCATCGACGGGAGGAACGGAGGCACTGCGCGGTGTCCTAGAACGTTTGCCGGCGCATATGCCGCCGATTGTGGTAACTCAACATATCAAAGCGGCGTTTTGTGGCCCTTTCGCCAAACGGTTAGACCGTGCGTGCCGTTTGCAGGTTGAGGAGGTAACCTCGGAAAGGATGCCTTTGGTACAAGGGCATGTCTATGTGGCGCCGGGTAACCAACACCTTACCGTTGTGAACCGGCAAGGGCATTTGTATTGTCAGCTTTCTGATAGTGACCCGGTTGAGCGGCATCGTCCATCGGTCGATGTGATGTTCTCATCCATCGCAGAGTCGGTGGGAGGGAAATCTATTGGTGTGATACTAACCGGGATGGGCAGAGACGGCGCAAATGGTTTGCTGCAAATGTATCAAACCGGTGCACTTACCGCCGCGCAAGACCAAGCCAGCTCTGTGGTATGGGGAATGCCAAGAGTCGCGATCGAACTTGGTGGCGTGGCAAAGACGCTGTGTTTAACGGAAGTGGCAAATTTTTTAGTGGAGGCCGTATATGGACGCTAA
- a CDS encoding methyl-accepting chemotaxis protein — MDANRYTLIWPPALTMVSVVALALWSMSWQIMALAGLVLVSMGWHLWQLRQVAQPVTQRGSADSSEEDDEPKQILRRIHHILSIELVPIREQLSRQREVIDNSVESLNNSFFAMQSACRDQVNTATKMANELLYNDESEYSLTKVLPATEKAIDGYIDIMVKVSDKSVASIYIIEEMSGKLNEVFQLLDDVQAMSEQTNLLALNAAIEAARAGENGRSFAVVAQEVRSLAIKATDLNTEIHKHIDLAQDSVDKTKATVGEIASLDMTESIRSKDYIDSLLEGVKEVNDDVGKEIERVSSLGEQVQSEVNTCIKNLQFADIVSQQGGHILDNLHILEELNELIINTMADDTIDWQQLNQQVNEIEEKAGSAARAPAKQASLDEGDIELF, encoded by the coding sequence ATGGACGCTAATCGCTACACATTGATTTGGCCACCTGCACTGACGATGGTCAGTGTGGTTGCGTTAGCGCTTTGGTCAATGTCTTGGCAGATCATGGCGCTTGCTGGGCTTGTGCTCGTCAGCATGGGCTGGCATCTATGGCAATTACGCCAGGTAGCTCAACCCGTCACTCAGCGTGGCTCAGCTGATAGCTCTGAGGAGGACGACGAGCCCAAACAAATTTTGCGTCGTATCCACCATATACTCTCCATTGAACTCGTCCCTATCCGCGAGCAACTCTCACGCCAACGAGAGGTGATTGATAACTCGGTAGAAAGCCTTAACAACAGCTTTTTCGCGATGCAAAGCGCCTGTCGTGATCAGGTCAACACAGCGACCAAAATGGCCAATGAGCTGCTCTATAACGATGAGAGTGAATACAGCCTCACCAAGGTGTTGCCAGCCACTGAAAAAGCCATTGATGGCTACATCGACATCATGGTGAAGGTCAGTGATAAAAGCGTGGCGTCGATTTACATCATCGAAGAGATGTCCGGCAAGCTCAATGAAGTATTCCAGCTGTTGGATGATGTGCAGGCAATGTCGGAGCAAACCAACTTATTGGCGCTTAACGCCGCGATTGAAGCAGCGCGTGCGGGGGAGAATGGGCGCAGTTTTGCAGTTGTGGCGCAAGAAGTTCGCTCTTTAGCAATTAAAGCGACCGACCTGAATACCGAAATCCATAAACACATCGATTTGGCTCAAGATAGCGTCGATAAAACCAAGGCGACGGTAGGGGAAATTGCCTCGCTCGATATGACCGAGTCAATTCGCTCGAAAGATTATATTGATTCGCTCCTTGAGGGGGTTAAAGAGGTTAATGATGACGTGGGTAAAGAGATAGAACGCGTTTCCTCTCTGGGCGAGCAAGTACAAAGTGAAGTGAACACGTGTATCAAAAACCTCCAGTTTGCTGACATTGTATCGCAACAAGGTGGGCACATACTTGATAACTTGCACATCTTAGAAGAGCTCAACGAGCTGATTATTAATACCATGGCGGACGACACCATCGACTGGCAGCAGCTTAACCAACAGGTTAATGAGATAGAGGAAAAGGCAGGCTCTGCCGCACGAGCCCCAGCGAAGCAAGCGTCGCTGGATGAGGGCGACATTGAATTGTTTTAA
- a CDS encoding STAS domain-containing protein, translated as MSIKRDISSDGKQAVLHVKGEFNFALVQEVRNAYVDLKGKDVIVDLREATYMDSAGLGILLNMQDYLNKPNGAIKLVNCSDAIKRVLLIAKFEKKFHIE; from the coding sequence ATGAGTATTAAGCGCGACATATCGAGTGATGGAAAACAAGCTGTTTTGCATGTTAAGGGAGAGTTTAACTTCGCTTTGGTTCAGGAAGTGCGTAACGCCTATGTGGATCTTAAAGGGAAGGACGTGATTGTCGATTTACGGGAAGCGACCTATATGGACAGTGCGGGACTGGGGATATTGCTCAATATGCAAGATTATCTTAATAAGCCTAATGGCGCGATAAAGTTGGTCAATTGCTCTGATGCGATAAAACGGGTGCTATTGATTGCCAAGTTTGAAAAGAAATTCCACATTGAGTGA